In a genomic window of Thermogemmata fonticola:
- a CDS encoding disulfide bond formation protein B, translating to MVYALLALLASMAAVAGSLYLSLGMDLQACTLCFYQRALALALVGVLLPGVLALRDRGGRLCLAALPVAIGGWGVALFHVWLGWTYWPRSQAAWYLACPEGIYGLGTAPQQSLAIFTLIMMFLLIGGLREVRKTHQEHATLLLAVILGAGIAAGCLLANPKMPDPKPLPPGKLSTCQPTPRSAS from the coding sequence ATGGTGTACGCACTTCTAGCGCTTTTGGCTTCCATGGCGGCGGTAGCGGGAAGTCTGTATTTGAGCCTGGGCATGGACTTGCAAGCCTGTACCCTCTGCTTCTATCAGCGGGCGTTGGCTTTGGCCCTGGTGGGGGTGTTGCTCCCCGGCGTTTTGGCCTTGCGGGATCGCGGCGGGCGCTTGTGCTTGGCAGCCCTGCCTGTGGCCATTGGCGGTTGGGGGGTGGCGTTGTTCCACGTCTGGCTCGGCTGGACCTATTGGCCCCGCAGTCAGGCAGCCTGGTACCTGGCTTGCCCGGAAGGCATTTATGGCCTGGGAACTGCCCCGCAACAGAGCCTGGCCATTTTCACCTTGATCATGATGTTCCTCCTCATCGGCGGCCTGCGAGAGGTGCGCAAGACGCATCAAGAGCATGCTACCTTGCTCTTGGCTGTGATCCTGGGGGCGGGGATCGCCGCGGGGTGCCTGCTCGCCAACCCGAAGATGCCCGATCCTAAACCGCTGCCGCCGGGGAAACTCAGCACTTGCCAGCCCACGCCGCGCTCCGCCTCCTGA
- a CDS encoding YqaE/Pmp3 family membrane protein — MLTLLALACPPLAVWSSEKRSGPTLVNLALTLLLYVPGVIHAWRIVERRLVAHRYERLWQYLERQALVR, encoded by the coding sequence ATGTTGACGCTCCTGGCTTTAGCTTGTCCCCCGTTGGCTGTCTGGAGCAGCGAGAAGCGGAGCGGGCCGACTCTCGTGAATCTCGCACTGACTTTGCTCCTGTACGTTCCCGGTGTAATTCATGCCTGGCGTATCGTGGAGCGGCGGCTCGTGGCCCATCGCTATGAACGCCTCTGGCAATATCTGGAACGGCAAGCGCTGGTACGCTAA
- the recR gene encoding recombination mediator RecR, with protein sequence MGTGRTFAGAAPVTQAEKGVLGEVLQELTKLPGIGPKSAERIAFYLLAGDRSRAKALVEVLQRAIERLRPCRECFYLSDEELCPICQDPKRDGSVLCVVETPRDVGVIERVGTFRGRYHVLGGRLAPLEGVGPERLTFSALVERVRRGGVREVILATSPTVEGDGTALFAADLLAPTGVTITRLARGLPSGGSLELANPQMLADALEGRRAFT encoded by the coding sequence GTGGGAACAGGTCGGACGTTTGCAGGAGCGGCTCCGGTGACGCAGGCGGAAAAAGGTGTCTTGGGAGAGGTGTTGCAGGAATTGACGAAGCTGCCGGGGATCGGCCCCAAGAGTGCGGAGCGGATCGCCTTTTATCTGCTGGCGGGGGATCGCAGCCGGGCCAAAGCGCTGGTGGAAGTGTTGCAGCGGGCCATTGAACGCCTGCGTCCTTGCCGCGAGTGCTTTTATCTGAGTGATGAGGAATTGTGCCCCATCTGCCAGGACCCCAAGCGGGATGGCAGCGTGCTATGCGTGGTAGAGACGCCGCGCGATGTCGGTGTGATCGAACGCGTGGGGACTTTCCGTGGGCGGTATCATGTGCTGGGAGGCCGTTTGGCCCCGTTGGAGGGAGTGGGACCAGAACGGCTGACCTTTTCCGCCCTAGTGGAACGGGTGCGGCGCGGCGGTGTTCGTGAGGTCATCCTGGCCACCAGCCCCACCGTAGAGGGAGATGGCACCGCCCTGTTCGCCGCGGACCTGCTCGCCCCCACCGGGGTAACAATCACCCGCTTGGCCCGGGGCTTGCCCAGCGGCGGGTCGCTAGAATTGGCCAATCCCCAAATGCTGGCCGACGCCCTAGAAGGACGCCGGGCTTTTACCTGA
- the rpoN gene encoding RNA polymerase factor sigma-54 translates to MSSLRLGMDMQLIQGQKMILAPRMIQSMEILQLPLADLQARIERELQENPFLELRERLGEAASSRAKEESSAEPLHYDESGASEYERLEQLNREWEGVFDDEPRLSRSAVEEAGERKLEVMANVPDRAPSLQEHLAAQIAEWDLDDRTRRLALHICSYIDRTGYLGTRVSIRTRRGQRDEHEEEIFRPVPLSEIAATFDEQPTTAEEVEQVLLNVVQKLDPPGVGARNMAECLLLQITEETPHADMLRVLIRDHLEDIAHNRLPVIQRATHWDIPAIQAAIETLRHQLDPKPGLRFGESEARYVLPDVIVERTDDGNYTVRLVEDWVPPIRISRRTVELLRRTDLDEPTRQMLRKKLQAADWLVKAVEQRRQTILKVTQAIIEHQRPFLDLGPEHIQPLKMQQIAEQVGVHVTTVSRAVDEKWVQTPRGLFPLKRFFGGGKANEQTGEDVAYEVIKQKLLELVAQEDKANPLSDEELVARLNAAGYPVKRRTVTKYRKLLNIPSSRQRKDWSRVEARADPTAQVEVSSAYPPPHPAGRPDAPEAGPAFPSPSLGPAAEQPPADMEEASRP, encoded by the coding sequence ATGAGTTCGCTGCGCCTCGGAATGGACATGCAGTTGATCCAAGGTCAGAAGATGATTCTGGCCCCGCGCATGATCCAGTCCATGGAAATCCTCCAGTTGCCCCTGGCGGACTTGCAGGCGCGCATCGAGCGGGAGTTGCAAGAAAACCCCTTCCTGGAGCTACGCGAGCGGCTTGGCGAAGCCGCAAGCTCCCGCGCCAAAGAGGAGTCCTCCGCCGAACCCCTGCACTACGATGAGAGCGGCGCCAGCGAATACGAGCGGCTCGAACAACTCAACCGCGAATGGGAGGGGGTGTTCGATGACGAGCCGCGCTTGAGCCGCTCCGCCGTCGAGGAAGCCGGCGAACGCAAACTGGAAGTCATGGCCAACGTGCCGGACCGGGCGCCTTCCTTGCAAGAGCACCTGGCGGCCCAAATCGCCGAATGGGACCTCGACGACCGCACGCGCCGCTTGGCTTTGCACATCTGCTCCTACATCGACCGCACCGGCTATCTCGGTACACGGGTGAGCATCCGCACGCGCCGGGGCCAGCGCGACGAGCATGAAGAGGAAATTTTCCGCCCGGTGCCACTGTCAGAAATCGCCGCCACTTTCGACGAGCAACCGACCACTGCGGAGGAAGTCGAACAGGTCCTCCTCAACGTCGTGCAGAAACTCGATCCCCCCGGCGTCGGCGCCCGCAACATGGCCGAATGCCTCTTGCTCCAAATCACTGAAGAGACCCCTCACGCCGACATGCTCCGCGTCTTGATTCGCGATCATCTCGAAGACATTGCCCACAACCGCTTGCCTGTTATTCAACGGGCCACCCACTGGGATATTCCCGCCATCCAGGCGGCGATCGAGACGCTGCGGCATCAACTCGATCCCAAACCCGGCCTGCGCTTCGGGGAAAGCGAAGCTCGCTATGTCCTCCCTGATGTCATTGTGGAACGGACCGACGATGGGAATTACACCGTTCGGCTGGTGGAAGACTGGGTCCCACCGATTCGGATCAGTCGGCGCACTGTCGAGCTGCTGCGCCGCACGGACCTGGATGAGCCGACCCGGCAAATGCTGCGCAAGAAGTTGCAAGCCGCCGATTGGCTGGTTAAGGCGGTGGAACAGCGGCGGCAGACCATCCTGAAGGTGACCCAAGCCATTATCGAGCATCAGCGTCCGTTCCTCGACCTGGGACCGGAACACATCCAGCCGCTCAAGATGCAGCAGATTGCTGAGCAGGTCGGTGTCCACGTCACGACGGTCAGCCGGGCCGTGGATGAAAAATGGGTGCAAACCCCCCGCGGCCTCTTTCCCCTCAAGCGCTTCTTTGGCGGCGGTAAAGCTAACGAGCAGACCGGCGAAGATGTCGCTTACGAAGTCATCAAGCAGAAGCTGCTGGAACTTGTCGCCCAGGAGGACAAAGCCAATCCCCTCTCGGATGAGGAATTGGTCGCCCGCCTCAATGCCGCCGGTTATCCGGTGAAACGGCGGACAGTGACCAAATACCGCAAGCTGCTCAACATCCCCTCCAGTCGGCAGCGGAAGGACTGGTCCCGTGTGGAAGCTCGTGCGGATCCCACGGCTCAGGTCGAGGTCTCCTCGGCTTATCCGCCTCCGCATCCCGCAGGTCGTCCGGACGCCCCGGAAGCGGGGCCGGCCTTTCCCTCCCCCTCCCTTGGTCCCGCCGCCGAGCAGCCACCTGCGGACATGGAGGAAGCATCCCGGCCATGA
- a CDS encoding YbaB/EbfC family nucleoid-associated protein, translating to MFKEFGQLMSLLRNSGKLQEQLQQFQQQLGQIVVEASAGGGYVTARMNGRLELVDLRLSEDLLALQDREMMEDLIVAAVNQALQQVRQRIAEEGAKIAAQLGLPAGLGGLPGFGPPSGS from the coding sequence ATGTTCAAAGAATTCGGCCAATTGATGAGCCTGCTCCGCAATTCCGGCAAACTTCAGGAGCAGTTGCAGCAGTTCCAGCAGCAGTTGGGCCAGATTGTGGTGGAAGCCTCCGCCGGCGGCGGCTATGTCACCGCCCGCATGAATGGCCGCCTGGAACTGGTCGATCTCCGGCTGTCGGAAGACCTGCTGGCTCTCCAGGACCGGGAAATGATGGAGGATTTGATCGTGGCGGCGGTGAATCAGGCCTTGCAGCAGGTGCGGCAGCGGATCGCCGAGGAAGGGGCGAAGATCGCCGCTCAATTGGGTTTGCCCGCCGGCCTGGGCGGCTTGCCAGGATTTGGACCTCCGTCTGGTTCGTAA
- a CDS encoding acyl-CoA carboxylase subunit beta, whose translation MIPDFRAEEERLRQGGGPAAIARQHEKGRLTARERIARLLDDPPAWLELGLWAAWNMYSEWGGAPAAGVITGIGRVAQRHVMIIANDATVKAGAFFPMTVKKVLRAQRIAREQRLPLLYLVDSAGVFLPLQDEVFPDEDDFGRIFRNNAVLSAEGIPQLAAIMGNCVAGGAYLPVLCDTVLMTEGSGLYLAGPALVKAAIGQVVDSEALGGARMHAAISGTIDFREPNDPACLDRLRRLVAALPADPPFVPVEDRPFDPLPFTQAEYDVRDLLRHVLDEAPFDEYKAEYGQTLVCGFGRLAGQAVGVVANQRKRVRPAEGPLQFGGVLYVDSADKAARFVMDCNQMRIPILFFQNVNGFMVGKESEQAGIIRAGAKLVNVIANSVVPKITLITGGSFGAGNYALCGKAFDPRLIVAWPTAQYAVMGGEQAADTLLDIQVQALRRAGRAPDAAELEQLRQQVQQAYAQQMDIRYAAARLWVDAIIRPEQTRSVLGWAVQLALRPQRLPPLEPPFRTGVLQV comes from the coding sequence ATGATCCCTGACTTTCGAGCCGAGGAGGAGCGCCTGCGTCAAGGCGGTGGTCCGGCCGCCATAGCTCGCCAGCATGAGAAAGGACGCCTGACGGCCCGCGAACGGATCGCCCGCCTTTTGGACGACCCGCCCGCCTGGCTGGAGTTGGGCTTGTGGGCGGCGTGGAATATGTACAGCGAATGGGGCGGGGCGCCGGCAGCGGGAGTTATCACCGGCATTGGCCGCGTCGCTCAGCGCCACGTCATGATCATCGCCAACGACGCCACGGTCAAAGCCGGCGCCTTCTTCCCCATGACGGTCAAAAAGGTCCTTCGCGCCCAAAGGATTGCCCGCGAGCAGCGTCTGCCGCTCCTGTACCTGGTGGATTCCGCTGGCGTCTTCCTGCCGCTGCAAGATGAAGTCTTCCCCGATGAGGACGATTTTGGCCGTATCTTTCGCAACAACGCCGTGCTCTCCGCGGAAGGGATTCCCCAATTGGCGGCGATCATGGGCAACTGCGTGGCCGGAGGAGCCTATCTGCCTGTCCTGTGCGACACTGTGCTCATGACCGAGGGGAGCGGTTTGTATTTGGCCGGCCCGGCCCTGGTCAAGGCGGCCATCGGCCAAGTCGTGGACTCGGAGGCGCTCGGCGGCGCCCGCATGCATGCGGCCATCAGCGGCACAATCGACTTCCGGGAGCCTAACGATCCCGCTTGCCTCGACCGCCTCCGCCGCCTCGTTGCCGCCCTGCCAGCGGACCCCCCGTTTGTCCCCGTCGAGGATCGGCCCTTCGATCCCCTGCCGTTTACCCAAGCCGAATATGACGTCCGGGACTTGCTGCGCCACGTCCTCGACGAAGCTCCTTTTGACGAGTACAAGGCCGAATATGGTCAGACGCTAGTCTGTGGCTTCGGGCGGCTGGCCGGTCAGGCAGTCGGGGTCGTGGCCAATCAGCGTAAGCGGGTCCGGCCGGCGGAAGGACCGCTGCAATTCGGCGGCGTTCTCTACGTCGATTCCGCAGACAAGGCGGCCCGCTTCGTCATGGATTGCAACCAGATGCGCATTCCCATCCTCTTTTTCCAGAATGTCAACGGCTTCATGGTGGGCAAGGAGTCCGAGCAAGCGGGGATCATCCGCGCCGGCGCTAAGTTGGTCAACGTCATTGCCAACAGCGTTGTTCCCAAGATTACCCTGATCACCGGGGGTTCGTTCGGTGCGGGGAATTACGCCCTCTGCGGCAAGGCCTTCGATCCGCGGCTGATTGTGGCCTGGCCCACGGCCCAATACGCCGTCATGGGGGGCGAACAAGCCGCTGACACCCTGCTGGACATTCAGGTGCAAGCTCTGCGGCGCGCGGGCCGGGCGCCGGATGCTGCCGAGCTGGAACAACTCCGCCAGCAGGTCCAGCAAGCATATGCCCAGCAGATGGATATCCGCTACGCTGCCGCCCGGCTTTGGGTGGATGCTATCATCCGCCCGGAACAGACCCGTTCTGTCCTGGGTTGGGCCGTGCAACTAGCCCTGCGGCCTCAGCGCCTGCCGCCCCTGGAGCCGCCCTTCCGCACTGGCGTGCTCCAAGTCTGA
- the dnaX gene encoding DNA polymerase III subunit gamma/tau, with protein sequence MQSASSAGGEAPPPQRPASPRTEESAAVPVPAEPARVTSTADSAAARTGQGEPAVTAPAPYPAPSAPGHYTVMARRYRPQQFADLIGQEHVAQALVQALESGRVAHAYLFTGARGVGKTSTARILAKALNCVHGPTPYPCDTCDICQAIATGEDVDVVEIDGASNRGIEDARDLRQSVGFRPVRSRFKIFIIDEVHMLTREAFNALLKTLEEPPPHVKFIFATTEVQKIPITILSRCQRFDFAHVRPAQIAQHLQRIVQKEGREAEPEALRLVARKAAGSMRDAQSLLDQLLAAESGCLTVQRVRQVLGLSSEEQVLQLAEAVFRRDAAGALQLLQQWYDQGLQAGELIDQLIAHWRNLMLLKCGGFEVRELPVDTGAIDALRQQVEQVSLDTILAGLDVWTAVKARLRDAYQAQILLEMAVVRLARMEELLSVGALWQQLMQGGGSLGGPAGGSSPASNPAASRSSSGPRTGTMPPAGTAPPTRSAPSASSGSSIGAKRMEGLAASEPSGPIPLTPETVAEVWSECLRRLTDRFPILANHLKQALPPAISGPNTVVIRFPAPYNLAYEACSQNEHFARRLEETLLAVTGQPVAVRYERVPTLGGSGSAGEASSGLAGLPASGMVPPGPGSASGSDPRRPWLDWPLFRKAIETLDAQIIRVDEGFQPRPPATTHEPPRPSDNGEQPPETNSEPDDEG encoded by the coding sequence ATGCAGTCCGCATCGTCGGCAGGCGGGGAAGCACCACCGCCGCAGCGGCCAGCCTCCCCGCGCACGGAGGAATCGGCGGCGGTGCCGGTTCCAGCAGAGCCGGCACGGGTGACTTCGACTGCGGACTCCGCGGCGGCGAGAACCGGGCAGGGTGAGCCAGCGGTAACCGCACCGGCCCCCTATCCCGCCCCCTCGGCACCGGGGCATTACACGGTCATGGCCCGCCGCTACCGCCCCCAGCAGTTCGCCGACCTCATCGGTCAGGAACATGTGGCGCAGGCTCTGGTGCAAGCCCTGGAGAGCGGCCGAGTCGCGCATGCCTACCTCTTCACCGGCGCTCGCGGCGTCGGCAAAACCAGCACAGCCCGGATTCTCGCCAAGGCGCTCAATTGCGTCCACGGACCGACCCCCTATCCCTGCGACACCTGTGATATTTGCCAGGCGATTGCCACGGGCGAAGATGTCGATGTCGTGGAGATCGACGGAGCCAGCAATCGCGGCATCGAGGATGCGCGGGACTTGCGGCAAAGTGTCGGCTTCCGCCCGGTTCGCTCCCGCTTCAAAATCTTCATCATCGACGAAGTCCACATGCTCACCCGCGAGGCGTTCAACGCTTTGCTCAAGACGCTGGAAGAACCGCCGCCACACGTCAAGTTCATCTTCGCCACCACCGAGGTCCAGAAAATACCCATCACGATCCTGTCCCGCTGCCAGCGCTTTGACTTTGCCCATGTCCGCCCGGCGCAGATCGCCCAGCATTTGCAGCGGATCGTCCAGAAAGAAGGCCGGGAGGCGGAGCCGGAAGCCTTGCGGCTCGTCGCCCGTAAAGCCGCCGGGTCGATGCGCGATGCCCAGTCCCTACTTGATCAACTGCTGGCGGCGGAAAGTGGCTGCCTGACCGTGCAGCGCGTGCGGCAAGTGCTGGGCCTATCGAGCGAGGAGCAGGTGCTGCAATTGGCCGAGGCAGTTTTTCGCCGGGATGCTGCCGGCGCCCTGCAACTGCTTCAGCAGTGGTACGATCAAGGGTTGCAAGCGGGGGAACTCATCGATCAACTCATCGCCCACTGGCGGAACCTGATGCTGCTCAAGTGTGGCGGGTTCGAGGTGCGCGAGTTGCCCGTGGATACGGGAGCGATCGATGCGCTCCGCCAGCAGGTGGAGCAAGTTTCGCTGGATACCATTCTGGCCGGGCTGGATGTGTGGACGGCGGTCAAGGCCCGCTTGCGGGATGCTTATCAGGCTCAGATTCTTCTGGAAATGGCGGTGGTGCGCTTGGCCCGTATGGAGGAGCTGCTCTCCGTGGGGGCGCTTTGGCAGCAGTTGATGCAGGGCGGGGGTTCACTGGGGGGGCCAGCCGGGGGATCGTCTCCGGCGTCGAATCCGGCGGCTTCACGCAGCAGTAGCGGCCCGCGTACCGGGACGATGCCTCCTGCGGGGACCGCGCCGCCAACACGGAGCGCTCCTTCGGCCAGTTCCGGCAGCAGCATCGGGGCCAAAAGAATGGAGGGGCTAGCGGCATCCGAGCCGTCCGGCCCCATCCCCTTGACCCCGGAGACGGTCGCAGAGGTGTGGTCGGAATGCCTGCGCCGCCTGACGGACAGATTTCCTATCCTCGCTAATCATCTCAAGCAGGCCTTGCCGCCAGCAATTTCCGGGCCAAATACGGTAGTGATCCGCTTCCCGGCGCCATACAATTTGGCATACGAGGCGTGCAGTCAAAACGAGCACTTTGCTCGCCGCCTCGAAGAGACGCTCCTAGCAGTCACGGGGCAGCCGGTGGCCGTCCGTTACGAGCGGGTTCCGACGCTAGGCGGTAGCGGCTCCGCTGGCGAGGCAAGCTCAGGATTGGCCGGTCTTCCGGCTTCGGGAATGGTTCCGCCGGGACCAGGGTCAGCCAGCGGGAGCGATCCCCGCCGCCCTTGGCTCGATTGGCCCTTGTTCCGCAAAGCCATCGAGACGCTCGACGCCCAGATCATCCGTGTCGATGAGGGTTTCCAGCCGCGGCCCCCGGCGACGACCCACGAGCCGCCCCGCCCTAGCGACAACGGGGAGCAACCGCCGGAGACTAACTCCGAACCGGACGACGAGGGATAA
- a CDS encoding PEP-CTERM sorting domain-containing protein: protein MMTRWLTVVGAWISSVAFVLATAQSGPAFYWQPWPKGRPPGGTLPPPHDNPPGNPPDGPPSDGPPNPPPISEPPGSVVPEPSSAFAALVGLGTVAAACFWPRHRR from the coding sequence ATGATGACCAGATGGCTCACGGTGGTCGGGGCGTGGATCAGCAGTGTGGCTTTTGTGCTGGCCACGGCTCAAAGCGGACCAGCCTTTTACTGGCAACCTTGGCCGAAGGGCCGACCGCCTGGGGGTACCTTGCCTCCACCGCACGACAACCCGCCGGGCAATCCCCCCGATGGCCCGCCCAGTGACGGCCCGCCGAATCCCCCGCCGATCTCGGAACCGCCGGGGTCCGTCGTGCCGGAGCCATCGAGTGCTTTCGCCGCTTTGGTCGGTTTGGGAACCGTCGCTGCCGCGTGTTTCTGGCCTCGCCACCGCCGTTAA